The genomic DNA CGCGGAGACGCGAATATCGGTTTTACCCATTGATTTCCGAGTAGACTCTCGATACCGGGGTGTTTGGCAAGCAGATATCTCAGATTGTTCTGGCCGTACGTAACCATTCTGCCGGCGTACCTGTCCAGGTCTATCTCATCCAGATGCCTGGCTCGGATATCCGGATCCCAGTAGAAGGTGGCACCAGCCATCAGGAATCTGTATCCAAGTTCAGTATCTTCACCCCCATACGAAATTATCGACTCATCTGATCCACCGACCTGCTCGATCAGTGACCTTTTGACGCTGAAATTACCGGTAATGCAGTAGTTCCACGGAAAGGAACCCGCGGGTTTTCCACCCATTGCTCTTGAATCAGACCACTTCTGGAACCTGGTCGGATTTTCACGCCATGCATCGATCCTCGCTCCCATTACCACATCCGCGACACCGCTCCTGTGGTGGTTCAGATGCCTTACTACAAGGTCATCATTAAAATCAAGATCTGCATCCATCATCAGGATTACGCTGCCGGATGAAGCCTTCAAAGCAATGTTTCTGGCCCTGGGGCGATTACC from Candidatus Aegiribacteria sp. includes the following:
- a CDS encoding glycosyltransferase; the encoded protein is MIDISVLIPVRNGGDHFRTTLVCLGSQKTADAVMEIVIVDDGSDQPVALEFANDLPSEVHLQVVRLEGEGNRPRARNIALKASSGSVILMMDADLDFNDDLVVRHLNHHRSGVADVVMGARIDAWRENPTRFQKWSDSRAMGGKPAGSFPWNYCITGNFSVKRSLIEQVGGSDESIISYGGEDTELGYRFLMAGATFYWDPDIRARHLDEIDLDRYAGRMVTYGQNNLRYLLAKHPGIESLLGNQWVKPIFASPRRPCYMVMRFVTRITVSPCVYRIFLAWMKRVGFPMFIFTYISVAGCILGLQGRDFRQNS